Proteins encoded within one genomic window of Bacillus sp. 1NLA3E:
- the surE gene encoding 5'/3'-nucleotidase SurE, producing MRPLILITNDDGVYSPGLAAAVEAVQHLGDLLIVAPRFQQTSMGRSFPKSSSVGIIDPVNIIVNGKEMKAYGVHGSPAQAVSYGLLELTNRKPDLCISGINYGENLGLSLTCSGTLGAAFEADSYDIPSIAVSRQVPLAIQYTIDYQKMDWDIAKKITADLAYEVLKNGIPEGVKILNVNVPDGAEYDTEIRITKQSRLNYSVFNKPEIRDFSCSYPLTSILDVDEKKTEENSDVYAIYYDKVISITPLTWDLSVSTDWDFVRNIEAE from the coding sequence ATGAGACCACTGATCTTGATTACAAATGATGATGGTGTGTATTCACCAGGTTTAGCTGCAGCAGTAGAAGCAGTGCAGCATTTAGGGGATTTACTCATTGTGGCGCCAAGATTTCAACAAACAAGTATGGGAAGATCATTTCCAAAGAGCAGTAGCGTAGGAATTATTGATCCTGTTAACATAATCGTTAATGGGAAGGAAATGAAGGCTTATGGTGTACATGGCTCTCCAGCCCAGGCTGTTTCATATGGTCTTCTCGAATTAACGAATAGGAAGCCCGACCTCTGTATTAGCGGTATTAATTATGGAGAAAACCTTGGCCTTTCCCTTACTTGTAGTGGAACTCTAGGTGCAGCGTTTGAAGCTGATAGTTATGATATACCTTCTATTGCTGTGTCAAGACAGGTACCATTAGCCATACAATATACAATTGATTATCAAAAAATGGATTGGGATATAGCGAAAAAAATAACGGCAGATCTAGCTTATGAAGTTTTAAAAAACGGTATTCCAGAAGGAGTAAAAATTTTAAATGTGAATGTTCCGGATGGAGCAGAATATGATACTGAAATTAGAATAACCAAGCAGAGCAGATTAAATTATTCAGTTTTTAATAAACCTGAAATTAGAGATTTCAGCTGCAGTTATCCATTAACATCTATTTTGGATGTTGATGAAAAGAAGACAGAAGAAAATAGTGATGTATATGCCATTTATTATGATAAAGTCATTTCTATAACACCACTTACATGGGACTTATCTGTTAGTACAGATTGGGATTTTGTACGAAATATAGAAGCTGAATAG
- a CDS encoding FGGY-family carbohydrate kinase, translating into MSKKYIIGVDGGSQSSKVVIFDLEGNIICEGKKALQPMNLPKPGIVEHPDDDLWDSIVEASRMAMDRFPGDKKDIIGIGLCTIRFCRALLKEDGTLAQPVMSWMDARVSRPYEHTNPDVKYVTTTSGYLTHRFTGNFNDTAANYQGQWPINTDTWEWSEDEEVIKALRIPREMLFNLQMPGAVLGYVTEKAAEVTGIPAGIPVVATANDKAVEALGAGLLSEKTALISLGTYIAAMVPGLENPKGTTHFWTNFASTPNHYLYESNGIRRGMWTVSWFKDLLGEEFAERAEQDGISGEERLNREAWNVPVGSDGLMTVLDWLAPTDAPYKKGVMIGFDARHTRAHIYRSILEAIVLTMKNKTDAMCAEVSGSLDNVIISGGGSNSDLMMQIFADVFGLPATRNVVNGSASLGAAICTAIAVGAYESYEEAIEKMVKVKDTFLPNKENHEFYNLMNEEVYKQITLYTDEIMKKSYPIFK; encoded by the coding sequence ATGAGTAAAAAATACATTATTGGTGTCGACGGCGGTTCACAAAGCTCAAAGGTAGTTATTTTTGATTTGGAAGGAAATATAATTTGTGAAGGTAAAAAAGCATTACAACCTATGAATCTGCCAAAACCGGGCATTGTTGAACATCCAGACGATGATTTGTGGGATTCTATTGTAGAAGCAAGTCGAATGGCAATGGATCGTTTTCCTGGAGATAAAAAGGATATTATCGGCATAGGGCTTTGTACAATCCGCTTTTGCCGTGCTTTGTTAAAAGAGGACGGAACACTTGCACAGCCTGTTATGAGCTGGATGGATGCTCGTGTTTCAAGACCCTATGAGCATACAAATCCAGACGTAAAATATGTAACCACTACATCAGGATATCTCACTCACCGCTTTACGGGAAACTTTAATGATACAGCTGCCAATTATCAAGGGCAGTGGCCGATCAATACTGATACGTGGGAATGGAGCGAAGATGAAGAGGTCATAAAGGCGTTGCGGATACCGCGCGAAATGCTGTTCAATCTTCAGATGCCAGGGGCAGTGTTAGGATATGTGACGGAAAAAGCTGCAGAAGTAACCGGGATTCCGGCTGGTATTCCCGTAGTAGCAACTGCTAACGATAAAGCGGTAGAAGCTTTAGGGGCCGGGCTGTTGTCAGAAAAGACAGCGCTTATTTCACTAGGAACCTATATCGCTGCAATGGTGCCTGGTTTAGAAAATCCGAAAGGGACTACTCATTTTTGGACAAACTTTGCTTCCACCCCAAATCATTATTTATATGAAAGCAACGGTATCCGAAGGGGAATGTGGACAGTCAGCTGGTTCAAAGATCTGCTTGGTGAGGAATTTGCAGAGAGAGCAGAGCAAGATGGAATATCTGGGGAAGAAAGATTGAATCGTGAAGCATGGAATGTACCAGTGGGAAGCGACGGATTGATGACTGTGCTAGACTGGCTCGCTCCAACTGATGCGCCGTATAAAAAAGGAGTCATGATCGGATTTGATGCCCGTCATACCCGTGCACATATATACCGCTCCATTTTAGAAGCCATTGTGTTAACGATGAAAAATAAAACAGATGCCATGTGCGCTGAGGTTAGTGGTTCACTGGACAACGTTATTATTTCCGGTGGCGGCTCGAACAGCGATTTAATGATGCAAATTTTTGCAGATGTATTTGGTCTACCAGCGACAAGAAACGTTGTGAACGGCTCAGCTAGTCTGGGAGCAGCCATTTGTACAGCCATAGCGGTAGGAGCATATGAAAGCTATGAGGAAGCAATAGAAAAAATGGTAAAGGTTAAAGATACATTTTTACCAAATAAGGAAAATCATGAATTTTATAACTTGATGAATGAAGAGGTTTACAAACAAATTACATTATACACCGATGAAATAATGAAAAAATCTTATCCTATTTTTAAATAG